The Actinobacillus equuli genome includes a window with the following:
- the cysB gene encoding HTH-type transcriptional regulator CysB has translation MKLQQLRYIVEIVNQNLNITEAAETLYTSQPGISKQVRLLESELGINIFERNGKHIKGLTPAGEKIVAIARELLVKAQSIKSVAEEQTRPNRGVLRIATPNTQARYVLPPIIEKFKTKYPEVSLQLHQGSPSQIYDALMAGEVDLAITTEAQHLFEDAILLPCYLWNRSVIVKPDHPLAKFANQSQNLTVEELGKYDLITYTFGFTGQSDLDHAFNKVGILPHIVFTATDADVIKTYARLGLGVGIMASMAYTEADSDLVAIDASHLFQSSMTQIAFKRGTFLRNYMYDFINYFSPHLTKMQVEKAEQLRESNAILRLFESTKLEEK, from the coding sequence ATGAAATTACAGCAGTTACGTTATATTGTTGAAATTGTTAACCAAAATCTGAATATTACTGAAGCCGCTGAAACGCTCTATACTTCCCAACCTGGGATCAGTAAGCAAGTTCGTTTATTAGAAAGTGAACTAGGGATTAATATTTTTGAAAGAAATGGTAAACATATCAAAGGGTTAACGCCTGCTGGAGAAAAAATTGTTGCGATAGCTCGAGAATTATTGGTTAAGGCACAAAGCATTAAGTCAGTGGCGGAAGAGCAGACTCGTCCGAACCGTGGTGTATTAAGAATTGCAACACCGAATACGCAAGCGCGTTATGTCTTGCCGCCGATTATTGAGAAGTTTAAAACCAAGTATCCGGAAGTCAGCTTGCAATTGCATCAAGGATCGCCAAGTCAAATCTATGATGCATTGATGGCAGGCGAAGTAGATCTCGCTATCACAACCGAAGCTCAGCATTTATTTGAAGATGCGATTTTATTGCCGTGTTACTTATGGAATCGTTCAGTAATTGTTAAACCGGATCATCCGCTAGCCAAATTTGCGAACCAAAGTCAGAACTTAACGGTCGAAGAGCTAGGTAAATATGATCTGATCACTTATACTTTCGGGTTTACGGGGCAGTCGGATCTAGACCATGCATTTAATAAAGTGGGTATTCTGCCGCATATTGTGTTTACCGCAACAGATGCGGATGTGATTAAAACCTATGCACGTTTGGGCTTAGGAGTCGGGATTATGGCGTCAATGGCATATACCGAAGCGGATAGTGATTTGGTGGCGATAGATGCAAGCCATTTATTCCAATCAAGTATGACACAAATCGCATTTAAACGAGGCACATTCCTACGTAATTATATGTATGATTTTATTAATTATTTCTCGCCGCATTTAACCAAAATGCAAGTAGAGAAAGCAGAACAATTACGAGAAAGTAATGCCATTCTTCGTTTATTCGAAAGTACAAAATTAGAGGAAAAATAA
- the yjjG gene encoding pyrimidine 5'-nucleotidase gives MKYRWILFDADETLFSFNSYDGLKAMLTRYHIDFSRADYEQFQAVNKPLWVAYQNNEITAKDIQIRRFAKLSAQTGVDALQLNQELMAEMAIVSKPLNGVMAMLNQLYGKVKMGIITNGFTELQQQRLLNTDTQHFFEFVAVSEQIGAAKPDRQVFEYAFALMDEPDKTKILMVGDTLASDVLGGNNAGIDTCWFNHAGVVNDTQIRPTYEITDIAELIEIVKGK, from the coding sequence ATGAAATATCGTTGGATTTTATTTGATGCGGATGAAACGCTTTTTTCTTTTAATTCTTATGACGGATTAAAAGCAATGCTTACTCGTTATCATATTGATTTTAGTCGAGCAGATTATGAACAATTTCAAGCGGTCAATAAACCGCTTTGGGTGGCTTATCAAAATAATGAAATTACGGCAAAAGATATCCAAATTCGCCGTTTTGCTAAACTTTCAGCACAAACCGGTGTGGATGCGCTCCAACTGAATCAAGAACTTATGGCGGAGATGGCAATTGTCAGTAAACCACTGAATGGGGTGATGGCAATGCTTAATCAGTTGTACGGTAAAGTCAAAATGGGAATTATCACTAATGGTTTTACCGAGCTGCAACAGCAACGATTGTTAAATACCGATACGCAACATTTTTTCGAATTTGTTGCCGTTTCGGAGCAAATCGGTGCGGCGAAACCTGATCGCCAAGTTTTTGAATACGCTTTTGCTTTAATGGATGAGCCGGATAAGACTAAGATCTTAATGGTAGGCGATACGTTAGCTTCTGATGTTCTCGGGGGCAATAATGCCGGAATTGATACCTGTTGGTTTAATCATGCGGGAGTGGTGAATGATACCCAGATTCGACCGACTTATGAAATTACGGATATTGCCGAATTAATTGAAATCGTAAAAGGAAAATAG
- a CDS encoding transcriptional regulator GcvA, with product MNKKLPPLNALKAFESAARHLNFTKAADDLFVTQAAVSHQIKLLEDFLGVSLFHRRNRLLELTEIGAQYFEDIQPLLEQIASATEKVKLKNSRQILSISTTPSFGMHWLVPRLNEFHKKYPDIEVRLTTASQDEGLLGKDIDVAIYYGTGNWQNLEAIELVQARIMILASPEYLRENPISKPEDLEGKNLIHVCSHTKWKQMAEHLSLNNLEAESGPMYSNTSMGIQAAKHGQGVVVANRILAQNEIEEGSVIEPFVTDVYDEKAFYVVYPPQMKEVEKVQHFVEWITHEIEGSYK from the coding sequence ATGAATAAAAAACTTCCACCTTTAAACGCCTTAAAAGCATTTGAATCAGCTGCTCGCCATCTTAACTTTACTAAGGCAGCAGACGATTTATTTGTGACTCAAGCGGCGGTTAGCCATCAAATCAAATTATTAGAAGATTTTTTAGGCGTATCGTTGTTTCACCGTCGTAACCGACTTTTAGAACTCACCGAAATCGGTGCGCAATATTTTGAAGATATTCAACCGCTTCTTGAACAAATTGCCAGTGCAACGGAAAAGGTAAAACTTAAAAATAGCCGTCAAATTCTCTCAATTAGTACGACCCCTTCGTTTGGAATGCACTGGTTAGTGCCTCGTCTTAACGAGTTTCACAAAAAATATCCTGATATTGAAGTCCGTTTGACTACGGCTTCGCAAGATGAAGGTTTATTGGGTAAAGATATTGATGTAGCGATTTATTATGGGACGGGTAATTGGCAAAATCTTGAAGCGATCGAACTCGTACAAGCCCGCATTATGATTTTAGCTTCGCCGGAATATTTACGTGAAAATCCTATTAGTAAGCCGGAAGATTTAGAAGGGAAAAATTTAATTCATGTATGTTCTCATACCAAGTGGAAACAAATGGCGGAACATCTTAGTTTAAATAATTTAGAGGCTGAATCAGGTCCAATGTATTCGAATACTTCAATGGGTATTCAAGCGGCTAAACATGGTCAAGGTGTTGTAGTAGCAAATAGAATCCTTGCTCAGAATGAAATTGAAGAGGGCTCAGTTATCGAACCTTTTGTGACAGACGTTTATGATGAAAAAGCATTTTATGTTGTTTACCCGCCGCAAATGAAAGAAGTGGAGAAAGTACAACATTTTGTCGAATGGATTACGCATGAAATAGAAGGAAGCTACAAATAG
- the rsgA gene encoding small ribosomal subunit biogenesis GTPase RsgA, which yields MSKRRLTQNQQRRIKSNHHKKIAKPELEWQDEMLGEVQQGIVVTRHAKHADVETAQGEIYRCNLRRTLKNVVVGDQVSWRQGSEQLQGISGVIEAIYPRKNELSRPDYYDGIKVMAANIDQIIIVSAVLPTLSLNIIDRYLVICETAKIPALIVLNKIDLLSEAERQEVQKQLAIYENIGYETLCLSADSGENMDKLDRYLSRGTSIFVGQSGVGKSSLINQLLPEVNALTGTVSDISGLGQHTTTSSRLYHLPQGGNLIDSPGIREFGLWHLEPEQITLGYREFQSVLGTCKFRDCKHKSDPGCAVREAVEKGEINAIRFENYHRLIESRDETKSQRHFRTEE from the coding sequence TTGAGTAAACGCAGACTTACCCAAAATCAGCAACGCAGAATCAAATCCAACCATCATAAAAAAATCGCAAAACCCGAATTAGAATGGCAAGACGAAATGCTTGGTGAAGTTCAGCAAGGTATTGTGGTTACCCGCCACGCGAAACACGCCGATGTCGAAACAGCACAAGGTGAAATTTATCGCTGTAACCTCCGCCGTACCTTAAAAAATGTGGTCGTTGGCGATCAGGTATCTTGGCGCCAAGGGAGTGAGCAATTGCAAGGTATCAGCGGCGTTATTGAGGCAATTTATCCTCGTAAAAACGAGTTAAGTCGCCCTGATTATTATGACGGTATCAAAGTAATGGCGGCGAATATCGATCAAATCATTATTGTTTCGGCCGTATTGCCTACCCTTTCATTAAACATTATCGATCGCTACTTAGTGATTTGTGAAACAGCTAAAATTCCTGCGCTTATCGTGTTAAATAAAATTGATTTACTCTCGGAAGCAGAACGACAAGAAGTCCAAAAGCAGCTAGCCATTTATGAAAATATCGGTTATGAAACCCTTTGTCTATCTGCTGATAGCGGTGAAAACATGGATAAATTAGACCGCTATTTATCACGAGGAACTTCAATTTTTGTCGGCCAATCCGGGGTAGGAAAATCAAGTCTAATCAACCAACTATTGCCGGAAGTTAATGCCTTAACCGGTACAGTAAGTGATATTTCGGGTTTAGGTCAGCATACGACGACTTCTTCCCGTTTATACCATTTACCGCAAGGGGGAAATTTAATTGACTCGCCGGGCATTCGTGAATTCGGCTTATGGCACTTGGAACCAGAGCAAATCACGCTTGGTTATCGTGAATTTCAATCGGTATTAGGCACTTGTAAATTCCGAGATTGTAAGCATAAATCGGATCCGGGCTGTGCGGTTAGAGAAGCGGTCGAAAAAGGCGAAATTAATGCAATTCGCTTTGAAAATTATCATCGCTTAATTGAAAGCCGTGATGAAACCAAAAGTCAGCGTCATTTTAGAACAGAAGAATAA
- the rnhB gene encoding ribonuclease HII, producing MSTNFIYPNAHLIAGVDEVGRGPLVGAVVTAAVILDPNNPIEGLADSKKLSEKKRLLLAEEIKAKALCWSLGRAEPEEIDQLNILHATMLAMQRAVAGLNIQPDFVLVDGNRIPTLPMPAQAVIKGDSLVAEISAASILAKVARDQEMDELDVQYPEYGFAKHKGYPTKLHFEKLEQFGATPFHRKSFAPVKKILGL from the coding sequence ATGAGTACAAATTTCATTTATCCTAATGCCCACTTGATCGCAGGTGTGGACGAAGTCGGTAGAGGCCCGTTAGTGGGTGCAGTAGTAACCGCCGCCGTGATTTTAGATCCGAATAATCCGATTGAAGGATTAGCCGACTCTAAAAAACTGTCGGAGAAGAAGCGTTTGCTTTTAGCGGAGGAAATTAAAGCAAAAGCGCTTTGTTGGTCTTTAGGGCGAGCCGAACCGGAAGAAATCGATCAGTTGAATATTTTACACGCAACGATGCTCGCCATGCAGCGGGCGGTTGCCGGATTAAATATTCAGCCCGATTTCGTGTTGGTTGACGGCAATCGTATTCCAACTTTACCGATGCCGGCACAAGCGGTCATAAAAGGAGATAGTTTAGTTGCCGAGATCAGCGCAGCTTCCATTTTAGCGAAAGTTGCCCGAGATCAGGAAATGGATGAATTAGATGTGCAATATCCGGAATATGGGTTTGCAAAGCATAAAGGCTATCCGACTAAACTACATTTTGAAAAACTGGAACAATTTGGGGCAACCCCTTTTCACCGAAAGAGCTTCGCCCCAGTGAAGAAAATCTTAGGTTTATAA
- a CDS encoding metal ABC transporter permease, which produces MLELLLEPFQYNYMQKAIFVSMGVGVVCAFLSAFLMLKGWSLIGDALSHAVVPGVAIAYALKLPYAFGAFFSGILAALSILWVKSITRIKEDAVIGFIFTTFFALGMFIVSLNPTSVDVNAIVMGNILGIADEDLWQVAIIIGLSLLGLILFWKDLLLTFFDEHHALSVGLSPLRYKILFFTLLSACVVVALQTVGAILVIAMVVTPGATAYLLTDRFPRLVIIAILIGSLSSGIGAYLSYFLNGATGGVIVCLQTFIFLLAFCFAPKYGLISQKRKRLEVINE; this is translated from the coding sequence ATGTTAGAACTACTACTCGAACCATTCCAATATAACTACATGCAAAAAGCGATTTTTGTCAGTATGGGCGTTGGCGTGGTTTGTGCTTTTCTCTCTGCCTTTTTAATGCTAAAAGGCTGGTCTTTAATTGGTGACGCCCTTTCACATGCCGTGGTACCAGGCGTTGCTATCGCTTATGCGTTAAAACTTCCTTATGCTTTCGGTGCATTTTTTTCTGGTATTCTTGCTGCTCTTTCGATTTTATGGGTGAAAAGTATTACTCGAATAAAAGAAGATGCGGTTATCGGCTTCATCTTTACCACATTCTTTGCACTAGGTATGTTTATTGTATCACTCAACCCGACTTCGGTTGACGTTAATGCCATCGTGATGGGCAACATTCTCGGTATTGCGGATGAAGATTTATGGCAAGTTGCGATCATAATTGGCTTATCATTACTCGGCCTTATCTTATTTTGGAAAGACTTACTGCTCACTTTTTTTGATGAACATCATGCGCTGTCTGTAGGACTTTCTCCTCTTCGCTACAAAATCTTATTCTTTACCTTATTAAGTGCTTGTGTCGTGGTGGCATTGCAAACGGTCGGCGCAATCTTAGTGATTGCAATGGTCGTTACCCCAGGTGCAACCGCATATTTGCTAACGGACAGATTCCCTCGTTTAGTCATTATTGCCATTCTTATCGGTAGCCTCAGCAGTGGAATCGGTGCCTATCTCAGTTACTTTTTAAATGGTGCGACCGGCGGCGTAATTGTCTGCTTACAAACCTTTATCTTTTTACTGGCTTTTTGCTTTGCACCTAAATACGGTTTGATTAGCCAAAAACGTAAGCGTTTGGAGGTTATCAATGAATGA
- a CDS encoding metal ABC transporter permease: MNELVLWFVEPFEFEFMQTALFTAILVASVCAVLSCYLILKGWSLMGDAISHAVLPGVVVSNLLGFPLAVGAFVSGLFCAISVGYLKENSRLKEDTIMGIMFAGLFALGIVLFTALPTEQHLTHLLFGNLLGVTQAELIQTMIICAITFSIIIFKRKDFLLYCFDSSHAKVIGLPVKWLHYGLLALLALTIISAMQVVGVILVVAMLIAPGITAYQLSNRFDYMLVIAMTIAISSSVFGTILSYHIDAATGPTIILIQSSLFVLALCFSRLKTHKW, from the coding sequence ATGAATGAGTTAGTGCTATGGTTTGTTGAACCTTTTGAATTTGAATTTATGCAAACCGCTTTGTTTACTGCGATATTAGTCGCTTCTGTTTGTGCGGTATTGTCTTGTTATTTGATTTTAAAAGGCTGGTCATTGATGGGCGATGCGATTTCTCATGCGGTATTACCGGGGGTGGTCGTATCTAACTTATTAGGCTTTCCTTTAGCGGTCGGAGCATTTGTCTCTGGGCTATTTTGTGCGATTTCCGTCGGTTATCTCAAAGAAAACTCTCGTTTAAAAGAAGATACCATTATGGGCATTATGTTTGCCGGATTATTTGCGCTCGGTATTGTACTTTTTACCGCGCTACCGACCGAACAACACCTTACCCACTTATTATTCGGTAATTTGCTTGGTGTGACTCAAGCCGAATTAATTCAAACCATGATTATTTGTGCGATAACCTTTAGCATCATTATCTTCAAACGCAAAGATTTCTTGCTCTATTGCTTCGATAGTAGCCATGCTAAAGTCATTGGTTTACCGGTCAAATGGCTACACTACGGATTGCTTGCGCTCTTAGCGTTAACCATCATTAGTGCAATGCAAGTTGTTGGTGTGATTCTGGTTGTTGCAATGTTAATTGCCCCGGGAATTACTGCCTACCAACTGTCAAACCGCTTTGATTATATGTTAGTCATCGCAATGACGATTGCCATCAGTTCATCTGTTTTCGGCACGATCTTGAGCTATCATATTGATGCGGCAACGGGTCCGACAATTATTCTCATTCAGTCCAGTCTTTTTGTTTTAGCACTATGTTTCAGCCGTTTAAAAACTCACAAGTGGTAA
- the hinT gene encoding purine nucleoside phosphoramidase, whose protein sequence is MTKNYEETIFSKIIRKEIPASIVYQDELVTAFRDISPQAPTHILIVPNKLIPTVNHVEAEDELALGRLFTVAAKIAKEEGIAEDGYRLIMNCNVHGGQEVFHIHMHLVGGEPLGKMLSNK, encoded by the coding sequence ATGACTAAAAACTACGAAGAAACTATTTTCAGTAAAATCATTCGCAAAGAAATCCCTGCTTCGATCGTGTATCAAGACGAATTAGTCACTGCATTTCGTGATATTTCACCGCAAGCACCGACTCACATTCTAATCGTGCCGAATAAATTAATTCCAACCGTAAACCATGTAGAAGCGGAAGATGAATTAGCATTAGGTCGCTTATTTACCGTGGCGGCAAAAATTGCAAAAGAAGAAGGCATTGCAGAAGACGGTTATCGTTTAATTATGAACTGTAACGTACATGGCGGTCAGGAAGTGTTCCATATCCATATGCATTTAGTAGGTGGTGAACCTTTAGGCAAAATGTTAAGTAATAAATAA
- a CDS encoding YcfL family protein yields the protein MKHLKFYWLFAIFSLFLTACGSNPQSYIKGKSEPIVNIEAQIATLVKVDAESERLSVTNLTEHPLNLYYKLFWYDNQGVTQTANDISTQPWLNLWLNSKQSQPLKLEKPTNESSNYRVYLRGSR from the coding sequence ATGAAACATTTAAAATTTTATTGGCTATTTGCAATTTTTTCGCTTTTTTTGACCGCTTGTGGCAGTAATCCGCAAAGTTATATCAAAGGGAAATCAGAACCGATTGTAAATATTGAAGCTCAAATTGCTACTCTTGTTAAAGTCGATGCAGAAAGCGAAAGACTCTCTGTTACGAATTTAACTGAGCATCCGCTTAATTTATACTACAAATTATTTTGGTATGATAATCAAGGAGTTACCCAAACCGCTAATGATATATCAACGCAACCTTGGTTGAATTTATGGCTAAATAGCAAGCAGTCGCAACCACTGAAGCTTGAAAAACCGACCAATGAAAGTAGCAATTATCGTGTCTATTTACGTGGTAGCCGATGA
- a CDS encoding choline/ethanolamine kinase family protein gives MNALAWLESQQQAVIFRKNLAGLTACSQQIQFASGERFVLRQQNERATTFGINYAQEAQILHHLTRLPFTPKVYYHNENSSLLTWIEGNTPSRFSSSLLDKLASQLAELHLFPIDESLPKLDLAERCQFLWQKLSVQQQAVLRFHPPFQTIQPFTLAICHHDLHLGNFIEKNGRLYLIDWEYSAVSDPALEIAMLFSANAQILNEQQQAAFLRLYLQATKFDEKGFKQKMAEYHSAINQLNQLWFAILEP, from the coding sequence ATGAATGCCCTCGCTTGGCTTGAGAGTCAACAACAAGCGGTCATTTTTCGAAAAAATTTAGCAGGTTTGACCGCTTGCAGCCAACAGATTCAGTTCGCCTCCGGCGAGCGATTTGTTTTACGCCAACAAAATGAGAGAGCAACTACGTTCGGGATTAATTATGCTCAAGAAGCACAAATTTTACACCATTTAACTCGCTTACCCTTTACGCCAAAGGTCTATTACCACAATGAAAATTCCAGTTTATTGACTTGGATTGAGGGTAATACACCTAGTCGTTTCAGTTCGTCATTATTAGATAAACTGGCGTCACAACTTGCCGAATTACATCTTTTCCCTATTGATGAATCACTGCCAAAACTAGATCTTGCTGAACGCTGTCAATTTTTATGGCAGAAACTCTCTGTTCAACAACAAGCCGTATTGAGATTTCATCCCCCATTTCAAACGATTCAGCCTTTTACACTGGCAATCTGTCATCATGATCTACATTTAGGTAATTTTATTGAAAAAAATGGCCGCTTATATCTGATTGATTGGGAATATAGTGCCGTGTCGGATCCGGCATTAGAGATTGCTATGCTCTTTAGTGCGAATGCTCAGATACTCAACGAACAACAACAAGCTGCGTTTCTTCGCTTGTATCTGCAAGCAACAAAATTTGATGAGAAAGGCTTTAAACAAAAAATGGCAGAATATCATTCTGCCATTAATCAGTTAAATCAATTATGGTTTGCGATTCTTGAACCATAA
- a CDS encoding MBL fold metallo-hydrolase, which produces MFNLQIIPVSAFQQNCSVIWDDNKNAAIIDAGDNADKIIQFVESQNLNVQKLLLTHGHLDHIMAVEKVREHFGVEVYGSHIDDKPLFEQLPQMCEMFGLPPVKAFLPDYWLNENDVVEVGSLRFSVRHLPGHAPGHIGFFDFENKIAFSGDVLFKDSIGRTDLYMGSLDVLLNTIRTKMFDLDDDFIVVAGHGPHTTIGREKLHNPFLK; this is translated from the coding sequence ATGTTTAATTTACAAATTATCCCGGTAAGTGCTTTTCAGCAAAATTGTAGTGTTATTTGGGATGATAATAAGAATGCCGCAATTATTGATGCGGGTGATAATGCGGATAAAATCATTCAGTTTGTTGAATCACAAAACTTGAATGTACAAAAATTGTTACTTACACATGGTCATTTAGATCATATTATGGCGGTTGAAAAAGTACGAGAGCACTTTGGTGTAGAAGTGTATGGTTCTCATATTGATGATAAGCCGTTATTTGAACAACTACCGCAAATGTGTGAAATGTTCGGTCTTCCTCCGGTGAAAGCATTCTTACCGGATTATTGGTTAAATGAAAATGATGTAGTTGAAGTAGGTTCGTTACGTTTTAGCGTTCGTCATTTGCCGGGGCATGCACCGGGACATATCGGTTTTTTTGATTTTGAAAATAAAATCGCTTTTAGCGGTGATGTGTTATTTAAAGACAGTATTGGACGTACCGACCTTTATATGGGCAGTTTAGACGTGTTGCTCAATACGATTCGTACCAAAATGTTTGATTTGGATGATGATTTTATTGTCGTTGCTGGTCATGGTCCTCACACCACAATCGGGCGTGAGAAACTGCATAATCCATTCTTAAAATAG
- a CDS encoding YcbK family protein, with amino-acid sequence MNQTNVQRRKWLSLGGLVLGASLLPGKVMAALSTPAPLALRFRNINTGDAYAVKFHGGYLSVADLHQLNHLMRDRHTNQIKRIDPMLFVKLNQIQQRLGFRNAEILVLSGYRSAQTNARMHRTQRGVASNSYHIRGQAVDFRVSGVPLAKVKAAAESLHNGGVGYYPRSNFVHVDTGPVRTWRG; translated from the coding sequence ATGAATCAAACTAATGTTCAACGCCGTAAGTGGTTATCGCTCGGTGGTCTTGTTTTAGGGGCAAGTTTATTGCCAGGTAAAGTAATGGCAGCGCTTTCAACCCCAGCTCCGTTAGCGTTACGTTTCCGAAATATTAATACGGGTGATGCTTATGCGGTTAAATTTCACGGTGGTTATTTATCAGTGGCGGATCTACATCAATTAAATCATTTGATGCGTGATCGCCATACTAACCAAATTAAACGAATTGACCCTATGTTATTCGTTAAATTAAATCAAATTCAACAACGTTTAGGTTTTCGTAATGCGGAAATTTTAGTGTTAAGCGGTTATCGTTCAGCTCAAACGAACGCAAGAATGCATAGAACACAGCGTGGCGTAGCAAGCAATAGTTACCATATTCGTGGACAAGCGGTTGACTTTAGAGTATCTGGCGTACCGCTTGCAAAAGTGAAAGCAGCGGCAGAGAGCTTGCATAATGGCGGGGTTGGTTATTATCCTCGTAGTAATTTTGTTCATGTAGATACCGGTCCTGTTCGTACTTGGCGTGGTTAG
- a CDS encoding L,D-transpeptidase family protein yields the protein MNKVKTFKLLPVLMFSGMAMAETVPVAAVASVQPNVATVPIAQDAILPQLSFAAQQARAAELAKRADYAFEQEQIRQEEARKLAEAEAKLQQVVGANTLLLSKTTAKVYLDNAFANMWNDKAAEKQFIKEYALLAASGVSAKSAKALEQILNQPEGQVRDMLLTDSFLDYLYYNKNVFKNANQWLYNLGSYTPKSPNEEQINQWINAVQEGRSGQFIANLVPRNHIYQETAQRVLSMSELGNAKKATKAKKAKVAETGATTTTGNDTFYKLALNAQRLRIIPSFNNGIFVNIPSYQLFYFRDGQLALQSKVIVGRDDRRTPVMYSKLSNVVVNPPWNIPPTILTKDIIPKLAKNPGFADSAGYEIFDGNGNKVNPRSVNWAQYVNSKNLPYRIRQKAGDDSALGRFKFNMPSSDAIYLHDTPNRGLFGKTDRALSSGCVRVERSDDLASILLKEAGWSMDKKQKVLASQKTTSANIRSDNPVYLYYVTAWVENGKVYTLPDIYKFDATIPKNAVSWNKVKSVI from the coding sequence ATGAATAAGGTGAAAACCTTTAAATTGTTGCCGGTTCTTATGTTTTCTGGCATGGCTATGGCGGAAACCGTTCCGGTTGCAGCAGTTGCTTCGGTACAGCCGAATGTTGCAACGGTACCCATTGCACAAGATGCAATTTTGCCTCAATTAAGTTTTGCTGCTCAGCAAGCGCGGGCGGCAGAGTTGGCAAAACGCGCGGATTATGCATTTGAGCAAGAGCAAATTCGCCAAGAAGAAGCTAGAAAGTTAGCGGAAGCAGAAGCAAAATTACAGCAGGTTGTAGGTGCTAATACATTACTATTAAGCAAAACAACCGCCAAAGTGTATTTAGATAATGCTTTTGCTAATATGTGGAATGACAAAGCGGCAGAAAAGCAATTCATCAAAGAATATGCATTGTTAGCGGCCAGCGGAGTATCTGCTAAATCGGCAAAAGCGTTAGAACAGATACTAAATCAGCCGGAAGGACAAGTTCGTGATATGTTATTAACGGATAGCTTTTTAGACTATCTATACTATAACAAGAATGTCTTTAAGAATGCGAACCAATGGTTATATAACTTAGGCAGTTATACACCAAAGTCGCCAAATGAAGAGCAGATTAATCAATGGATAAATGCCGTTCAAGAAGGACGTTCAGGGCAATTTATTGCTAATTTAGTGCCTCGTAATCACATTTATCAAGAAACTGCGCAGCGTGTATTGTCTATGTCAGAGCTGGGCAATGCGAAAAAAGCTACAAAAGCGAAGAAAGCAAAAGTGGCTGAAACTGGTGCTACAACGACGACAGGTAACGATACGTTTTATAAGTTAGCATTAAATGCGCAACGTTTACGAATTATTCCAAGTTTTAATAACGGTATTTTCGTTAATATTCCTAGTTACCAATTATTTTACTTCCGTGATGGTCAGCTGGCGTTACAATCGAAAGTAATTGTTGGTCGTGATGACCGCCGTACACCGGTAATGTATAGCAAGCTAAGCAATGTTGTTGTTAACCCACCTTGGAATATTCCGCCGACAATTTTGACCAAAGATATCATACCGAAGTTAGCTAAAAATCCGGGGTTTGCGGATTCTGCCGGCTATGAAATTTTTGATGGTAATGGTAATAAAGTTAATCCTCGCAGTGTGAATTGGGCGCAGTATGTGAATAGTAAAAATCTTCCTTACCGTATTCGTCAAAAAGCTGGCGATGATAGTGCACTGGGTCGTTTTAAATTTAATATGCCAAGTTCGGATGCGATTTATTTACATGATACACCAAACCGTGGTCTATTCGGTAAAACGGATCGAGCGTTAAGTTCCGGGTGTGTACGTGTTGAGCGTTCAGATGATTTAGCAAGTATCTTATTAAAAGAAGCTGGCTGGAGCATGGACAAAAAACAAAAAGTATTAGCAAGTCAGAAAACGACTTCCGCGAATATTCGTTCGGACAATCCGGTTTATTTATACTATGTTACTGCATGGGTAGAGAATGGGAAGGTATATACGTTACCTGATATCTATAAATTTGATGCAACGATTCCGAAGAATGCAGTAAGTTGGAATAAAGTGAAAAGTGTGATCTAA